The Spiroplasma citri genome has a segment encoding these proteins:
- a CDS encoding HK97 gp10 family phage protein has product MKKSNSVVDIFDFVADSIQQYTYDIQEQIKAEIKNVGEKILAEIKITCPISNKHLTKRRHLKDYFVFKIKLTKDKIIGVIYATKQYQIIHLLEYGYINHWNNEKINPRPFLRNAYNKYIDEYIKKIETILKY; this is encoded by the coding sequence ATGAAAAAAAGTAATTCAGTAGTTGATATATTTGATTTTGTTGCAGACTCAATCCAACAATATACTTATGATATCCAAGAACAAATAAAAGCAGAAATTAAAAATGTAGGTGAAAAAATATTGGCAGAAATTAAAATTACTTGCCCTATTAGCAATAAACATTTAACAAAAAGAAGACATTTAAAAGATTATTTTGTTTTTAAAATAAAATTAACCAAAGATAAAATAATTGGTGTAATTTATGCCACTAAACAATATCAAATAATCCACTTATTAGAATATGGATATATTAATCATTGAAATAATGAAAAAATTAATCCTCGCCCATTTTTACGAAATGCTTATAATAAGTATATTGATGAATATATTAAAAAAATAGAAACTATTTTAAAATATTAG
- a CDS encoding phage head-tail connector protein: MDLLNFVKLSLRIQHNLFDEEIKTLIQSSKNILINSGLPFKIIEEANDEQIKNIISIYVKENLGRELIGEKFYTILNYNIQQLMYKYANYPQTTIYQLEKELTELKKKLKDIKKLEKNKIER, translated from the coding sequence ATGGACTTATTAAATTTTGTTAAATTAAGTTTACGAATTCAGCATAATTTATTTGATGAAGAAATAAAAACTTTAATTCAATCATCAAAAAATATTTTAATAAATTCAGGTCTTCCTTTTAAAATTATTGAGGAAGCAAATGATGAACAAATAAAAAATATTATTTCTATTTATGTTAAGGAAAATTTAGGGCGTGAATTAATTGGAGAAAAATTTTATACTATTCTTAACTATAATATTCAACAATTAATGTATAAATATGCTAATTATCCGCAAACAACGATATATCAATTAGAAAAAGAACTCACAGAATTAAAAAAGAAATTAAAAGATATTAAAAAACTAGAAAAAAATAAAATTGAAAGATAA
- a CDS encoding phage major capsid protein gives MEKTMDNNKIINNEITKKIDFNIKKIKEIKEDKFNTNEIIGIANKYDVVDYHNDITDYKSFENDLKNGKTVPVFLSHNHEKILGVADLENRKDGLWAKIKIYTNTNYGKETYEIAKQMQKDNRPMQLSIGYRILKSEPTEINGQVVRYLKQIEVDEISLVPLGANPQSEIQEIKNIKGEKNMEKVNLKELNDKIIDSNNELEEKKEQLENMELKKNNLSNKELQEQKELLTAIKKLNEEITETQKIRNEYLEKNIKNIENGNSTILQTLRGTEQMEIKTIYNQKDILDTREYKNAWLKNMQRQQLTPQEAKFLQVGTNPTGNEDASPLVPTTIWKNILNEIKLTSNLINEVTILEHRGKLDIAYEKDSTAAKFVTEGEEIKGSTGSDSIKFDGHIIATSLEFSETTRFMTIEDFEAFVIRVITNRIKEGIEQSLATGTGKGQPTGILSDTSIKSVKIKELNYDAIIEMIKSLKLGYSNGAKFVMNNETFWTIQNIKDKNDRPIWNHNISSDGVTNKILGYDVVLTDTYPTFSKTNKNNCISFGKLNTYYVNFQEPLTLRYSEHIGIKKLLHTYVGAAILDGKVVEKNAFVNFQPE, from the coding sequence ATGGAGAAAACAATGGACAACAATAAAATTATTAATAATGAAATTACTAAAAAAATTGATTTTAATATAAAAAAAATAAAAGAAATAAAAGAAGATAAATTTAATACAAACGAAATTATCGGAATAGCAAATAAATATGATGTAGTTGATTATCACAATGACATTACTGACTACAAAAGTTTTGAAAATGATTTAAAAAATGGTAAAACTGTGCCGGTGTTTTTATCTCATAATCACGAAAAAATTTTGGGTGTTGCAGATTTAGAAAACCGCAAAGACGGATTATGGGCAAAAATTAAAATATATACTAATACTAATTATGGAAAAGAAACTTACGAAATTGCTAAACAAATGCAAAAAGATAATAGACCAATGCAGTTAAGTATAGGATATCGTATTTTAAAATCAGAACCAACAGAAATAAACGGGCAAGTTGTTCGTTATTTAAAACAAATTGAAGTTGACGAAATTTCTTTGGTTCCATTAGGAGCAAATCCACAGAGTGAAATACAAGAAATTAAAAATATCAAAGGAGAAAAAAATATGGAAAAAGTAAATTTAAAAGAATTAAATGACAAAATTATTGATTCCAATAATGAATTAGAAGAAAAAAAAGAACAATTAGAAAATATGGAATTAAAGAAAAATAATTTATCTAATAAAGAATTACAAGAACAAAAAGAGTTATTAACTGCAATTAAAAAATTAAATGAAGAAATTACAGAAACTCAAAAAATAAGAAATGAATATTTAGAAAAAAATATTAAAAATATTGAAAACGGAAATAGCACAATTTTACAAACATTAAGGGGAACAGAACAAATGGAAATTAAAACTATCTATAATCAAAAAGATATTTTAGATACAAGAGAATATAAAAATGCATGATTAAAAAATATGCAAAGACAACAATTAACACCACAAGAAGCAAAATTTTTACAAGTTGGAACAAATCCAACTGGAAATGAAGATGCGAGTCCGCTTGTACCTACTACAATATGAAAAAACATCTTAAATGAAATTAAATTAACTTCTAATTTAATTAATGAAGTAACTATTTTAGAACACCGAGGAAAATTAGATATTGCGTATGAAAAAGATTCAACAGCAGCTAAATTTGTCACAGAGGGTGAAGAAATAAAAGGAAGTACAGGATCAGATAGTATTAAATTTGATGGTCACATTATTGCCACTTCGCTTGAATTTTCAGAAACTACAAGATTTATGACAATTGAAGATTTTGAAGCTTTTGTAATTAGAGTAATTACAAACAGAATTAAAGAGGGCATTGAACAATCACTTGCTACTGGAACTGGAAAAGGTCAACCAACTGGAATATTATCAGATACAAGCATTAAAAGTGTAAAAATTAAAGAATTAAATTACGATGCTATTATTGAAATGATTAAATCATTAAAATTAGGATATTCAAATGGTGCTAAATTTGTAATGAATAACGAAACATTCTGAACTATTCAAAATATTAAAGATAAAAATGATCGCCCTATTTGAAACCACAATATAAGTTCAGATGGAGTTACTAATAAAATCTTAGGTTATGATGTTGTTTTAACAGACACATATCCTACATTTTCTAAAACAAATAAAAATAATTGCATTTCTTTTGGAAAATTAAACACTTATTATGTAAATTTCCAAGAGCCTTTAACTCTAAGATATTCTGAACATATCGGAATTAAAAAACTTTTACATACTTATGTGGGAGCAGCCATTTTAGATGGGAAAGTTGTTGAAAAAAATGCTTTTGTAAATTTCCAACCTGAGTAA
- a CDS encoding phage portal protein: MFWYKKNKDNNNVNKTPKNSQVDIVKFEWKDFFTNFQNNYQIDVIKSTINRIATDIAQVSVNTYRQNEKIKKSNFDYLLNLRPNNLMSSYDFYYKIITNLFLQGNVFIKIEKDINDKIISLIPIEYSTIELLSKDDELFIRFYQNNNAFEILPYSQIIHLRKFYNKNFLGDNPNNSLEPSKRILEEMTNSIINNFKETNSLMGIITTNMPLGPTGAPTQFNQERSQMLPVLPVEDINFKNTNFSNKRVAYLSYGQDFKKIDSNISKFSKEQNEYSENLIYKFFNIAPEIVKGTYNSEQFLSYLSTVIHPVLRQLEKEFTFKIFTKKELELGQYFEFVLDSRLIILNLSNSLKGVELGAINPNEIRKLLFGLDPYEGGDTFLNWNYGKVDDEKNGENNGQQ; encoded by the coding sequence ATGTTTTGATATAAAAAAAATAAAGATAATAATAATGTAAATAAAACGCCTAAAAATTCTCAAGTTGATATTGTTAAGTTTGAATGAAAAGACTTTTTTACTAATTTTCAGAATAATTATCAAATTGATGTAATTAAAAGCACAATTAATCGGATTGCTACTGATATAGCACAAGTATCAGTTAATACATATCGCCAAAATGAAAAAATAAAAAAATCTAATTTTGATTATTTATTAAATTTGAGACCAAACAATTTAATGAGTAGTTATGATTTTTATTATAAGATAATTACTAATTTATTTTTGCAAGGGAATGTTTTTATTAAAATAGAAAAAGATATTAATGATAAAATCATTTCTTTAATTCCAATCGAATACAGCACTATTGAATTATTGTCTAAGGATGATGAATTATTTATAAGATTTTATCAAAATAATAATGCATTTGAGATATTACCGTATTCTCAAATAATTCATCTACGGAAATTTTATAATAAAAATTTCTTAGGGGATAATCCTAATAATTCGCTTGAACCAAGTAAAAGAATATTAGAAGAAATGACAAACTCTATTATTAACAATTTTAAAGAAACAAATTCTTTAATGGGGATAATTACCACAAATATGCCACTGGGGCCAACTGGTGCTCCTACACAGTTTAACCAAGAGAGATCCCAAATGTTGCCAGTTTTACCAGTTGAAGATATTAATTTTAAAAATACCAATTTTAGTAATAAAAGAGTTGCGTATTTATCTTATGGACAAGATTTTAAAAAAATTGATAGTAATATATCAAAATTTAGTAAAGAACAAAATGAATATTCTGAAAATTTAATTTATAAATTTTTTAATATAGCACCTGAGATTGTTAAAGGAACTTATAATTCAGAACAATTTTTAAGTTACTTATCTACTGTAATTCATCCAGTTTTAAGACAATTAGAAAAAGAATTTACCTTTAAAATTTTTACTAAAAAAGAATTAGAATTAGGGCAATATTTCGAGTTTGTATTAGATAGTAGATTAATAATATTAAACTTATCAAATAGTTTAAAAGGTGTTGAACTTGGTGCAATAAACCCAAATGAAATAAGAAAATTATTATTTGGTTTAGATCCTTATGAGGGAGGAGATACCTTTTTAAATTGAAATTATGGAAAAGTAGATGATGAAAAAAATGGAGAAAACAATGGACAACAATAA
- a CDS encoding Panacea domain-containing protein, whose amino-acid sequence MNLENLKGLCKEIIKFYEEEQKNENILEEDIEKISNLRIQKLLFFIYGFYWKEKKEEIIPIVFEAWQHGPVIKELYNFIINNLDNSNMKRNNEIDFKWFKDAKTPKYDKNLLNKILKYLSQFSTIRLVNASHKTEPWLFTENSNVIDNKEIKKWFEKDVPTIK is encoded by the coding sequence ATGAATTTAGAAAATTTAAAAGGACTATGTAAAGAAATTATTAAATTTTATGAAGAAGAACAAAAAAATGAAAATATATTAGAAGAAGATATTGAAAAAATTAGTAATTTAAGAATTCAAAAACTATTGTTTTTTATATATGGTTTTTATTGAAAAGAAAAAAAAGAAGAAATTATTCCAATTGTATTTGAAGCATGACAACATGGCCCTGTTATAAAAGAATTATATAATTTTATAATTAATAATTTAGATAACTCAAATATGAAAAGAAATAATGAAATAGATTTTAAATGATTTAAAGATGCTAAAACTCCTAAATATGATAAAAATTTGCTTAATAAAATATTAAAATATCTTAGTCAATTTTCTACTATTAGATTAGTAAATGCTTCTCATAAAACTGAACCTTGATTGTTTACTGAAAATTCAAATGTTATTGATAATAAAGAAATTAAGAAATGGTTTGAAAAAGATGTACCAACAATTAAATAA
- a CDS encoding terminase large subunit, translated as MQANNEKTNLELYYEWINKNSNKNKVGIKIKKIVSTLVKELKSNKDYYFNHKEANKTISFIEKSCFHTTGEYNKQNFKLELWQKAFLEALYGFYDKKTNLRRFKEALLIVGRGNGKTALASAIALKSLILDNEANAELYSIATKRDQAKRVYEEMRRMIFINPNLNKILKVKRDKIEFIHNNSFFQPLSSETKTLDGLNPYFVVLDEVAMMEKRDIYDVMRTATAKRKDYLMLLITTNGSIRENIFDERYSYAEKVLENTIKDNKFLPWIYELDERNEWKNFNNLYKANPNLGISKYIDNFKAEWQEALITPTQQPNFLIKHCNLKSNLDSALFSRLDLETKNNKIINTNEYLIKNRICTIGIDLSKTNDLSAVVFLIPNLDTNEFILLSQFFMPEARIIEKTTEDKIPYKLYQEQGILTLCKGEEINISEIVNYIINIMKKYNLICYGIGYDTFNSYLLKQHLDNAGFYLINNLIRFGVRTISPIIKALKLEFDDNKFVFNQNPLLKLHFNNVDVLIDEEKENMMPIKRSKNKRIDGFIALLFAYKIFRDNKDRIYIELYKIYSQK; from the coding sequence ATGCAAGCAAATAATGAAAAAACAAATTTAGAACTATATTATGAATGAATAAATAAAAACTCCAATAAAAATAAAGTTGGAATAAAAATTAAAAAAATTGTTTCCACATTAGTAAAAGAATTAAAATCAAATAAAGATTATTATTTTAATCACAAAGAAGCAAATAAAACAATTAGCTTTATTGAAAAATCTTGCTTTCATACAACTGGAGAATATAATAAACAAAATTTTAAATTAGAATTATGGCAAAAAGCATTTTTAGAAGCATTATATGGTTTTTATGATAAAAAAACAAATTTAAGAAGATTTAAAGAAGCACTCTTAATTGTCGGAAGAGGAAATGGAAAAACCGCCCTTGCTTCTGCAATCGCTTTAAAAAGTTTAATTTTAGATAATGAAGCAAATGCCGAACTTTATTCTATTGCAACCAAACGAGATCAAGCAAAAAGAGTTTATGAAGAAATGCGAAGAATGATTTTTATTAATCCTAACTTAAATAAAATTTTAAAAGTTAAGCGAGATAAAATAGAATTCATACATAATAATTCTTTTTTTCAACCACTATCATCAGAAACAAAAACATTAGATGGTTTAAACCCCTATTTTGTTGTTTTAGATGAAGTAGCAATGATGGAAAAGCGTGACATTTATGATGTTATGCGAACAGCAACCGCAAAAAGAAAAGATTATTTAATGTTATTAATAACAACCAATGGATCTATTAGAGAAAATATTTTCGATGAAAGATATTCTTATGCTGAGAAAGTTTTAGAAAACACAATAAAAGATAATAAATTTTTACCTTGAATTTATGAACTTGATGAAAGAAATGAATGAAAAAATTTTAACAATCTTTATAAAGCTAATCCAAATTTGGGTATTTCTAAATATATTGATAATTTTAAAGCCGAATGACAAGAAGCATTAATTACACCAACTCAACAACCAAATTTTTTAATTAAACATTGTAATTTAAAGAGCAATTTAGATAGTGCCCTTTTTAGTCGATTAGATTTAGAAACTAAAAATAATAAAATTATTAATACCAATGAATACTTAATAAAAAATAGAATTTGTACTATTGGAATTGATTTATCAAAAACAAACGATCTAAGTGCAGTTGTATTTTTAATCCCAAATTTAGACACAAATGAATTTATATTATTATCACAATTTTTTATGCCAGAAGCAAGAATAATTGAAAAAACAACAGAAGATAAAATACCATATAAACTTTACCAAGAACAAGGAATATTAACATTATGCAAAGGAGAAGAAATTAACATTAGTGAAATTGTTAATTATATTATAAATATAATGAAAAAATATAATTTAATTTGTTATGGTATAGGATATGATACTTTTAACTCATATCTTTTAAAACAACATTTAGATAATGCAGGATTTTATCTTATAAATAATTTAATTAGATTTGGAGTAAGAACAATTAGTCCAATTATAAAAGCCCTTAAATTAGAATTTGATGACAATAAATTTGTTTTTAATCAAAACCCATTATTAAAATTACACTTTAATAATGTTGATGTTCTTATTGATGAAGAAAAAGAAAATATGATGCCAATTAAAAGATCAAAAAACAAAAGGATTGATGGATTTATTGCTCTTCTATTTGCTTATAAAATCTTTCGCGATAATAAAGACCGAATTTATATTGAATTATATAAAATATATTCTCAAAAATAA
- a CDS encoding AAA family ATPase gives MEYNFKISWFKSIAEEQELTLYTNKLNIIFGENSSGKTVLLDSIKWGLGEEGSKEKFKTNFTEKGMDKYNPLNIENEKKYKPKIITYIKNYDKLDNFIFKIEQINNLKFSENEKFITFTRKYNEGTLWENNEFDYEGNPTFINKIKREIYEKYENYWPKSFLTVNKDLNDEKILISFKENITHQDTKPKVLNKLNKEMSLKAKQKLADEMHRAIDFIYILDKFNKLNFDIYKNNDLDISSATEDISFPLNEITKIYLENKNPDNKYLKLFCDFFGGKEFAEQINKFINLSNITERDKQIRNNFKKVIENNTNEKIKNIFLNIFSINKLFLLLKIRLENDYLELCVEDQNNSRLFGGQSPKEQSQGYKQIFYLIAILEGIKLIDENKKELIPIPTVVLFDEPDKNIHYSIQKELSKYLIKYINENKNILIVIATHSGFLLSEEKEENNIIITKLLENGQTEIKEYDEVKKDDNIDFDNSIFPINSFYLISNWYKKIEKIIKKSKLAFWYNEDEFIKKYNKDINIEKIKNYIKEINGNLNNEDIVLHPLKNFEEEEINYIIKFSDVDINNQDEFINIIRNIENYSNTKHYKLSPLFLNELLEIIY, from the coding sequence ATGGAATATAATTTTAAAATTAGTTGATTCAAAAGCATTGCAGAAGAACAAGAATTAACATTATATACAAATAAGCTAAATATTATTTTTGGAGAAAATAGTTCTGGTAAAACTGTTCTATTAGATTCTATAAAATGGGGATTAGGAGAAGAAGGATCAAAAGAAAAATTCAAGACAAATTTTACAGAAAAAGGTATGGATAAATATAACCCATTAAATATTGAAAATGAAAAAAAATATAAACCTAAAATAATAACTTATATTAAAAATTATGATAAATTGGATAATTTTATTTTTAAAATAGAACAAATTAATAATTTAAAATTTAGTGAAAATGAAAAATTTATAACTTTTACCAGAAAATATAATGAGGGTACATTATGGGAAAACAATGAATTTGATTATGAAGGTAATCCTACTTTTATAAATAAAATTAAAAGAGAAATTTATGAAAAATATGAAAATTATTGACCAAAAAGTTTTTTAACTGTAAATAAAGATTTAAATGATGAAAAAATATTAATTTCTTTCAAAGAAAATATTACTCATCAAGATACTAAACCAAAAGTATTAAATAAATTAAATAAAGAAATGAGTCTAAAAGCAAAACAAAAGTTGGCCGATGAAATGCATCGAGCAATAGATTTTATTTATATTTTAGATAAATTTAATAAACTTAATTTTGATATTTATAAAAATAATGATCTTGATATTTCTTCTGCAACAGAAGATATTTCTTTTCCTTTAAATGAAATAACAAAAATATATTTAGAAAATAAAAATCCAGATAATAAATATTTAAAATTATTTTGTGATTTCTTTGGAGGAAAAGAATTTGCGGAACAAATTAATAAATTTATTAATTTGAGTAATATAACAGAACGCGATAAACAAATTCGTAATAATTTTAAAAAAGTAATAGAGAATAATACTAATGAAAAAATTAAAAATATTTTTTTAAATATATTTTCAATTAATAAATTATTTTTATTACTAAAAATAAGATTAGAAAATGATTATTTAGAGTTATGTGTGGAAGATCAAAATAATTCTAGATTATTTGGTGGACAATCACCAAAAGAACAGAGTCAGGGATATAAACAAATTTTTTATTTAATAGCTATTTTAGAAGGAATAAAATTAATTGACGAAAACAAAAAAGAATTAATTCCAATTCCAACAGTTGTTTTATTTGATGAACCCGATAAAAATATTCATTATTCTATTCAAAAAGAATTATCAAAATATTTAATAAAATATATTAACGAAAATAAAAATATTTTAATAGTTATTGCTACACACTCGGGATTTTTACTTTCTGAAGAAAAAGAAGAAAATAATATAATTATTACTAAATTATTAGAAAATGGTCAAACAGAAATTAAAGAATATGATGAAGTAAAAAAAGATGATAATATTGATTTTGATAATTCAATTTTTCCTATTAATTCCTTTTATTTAATTTCTAACTGATATAAAAAAATAGAAAAAATAATTAAAAAAAGTAAATTAGCATTTTGATATAATGAAGACGAATTTATTAAAAAATATAATAAAGATATTAATATAGAAAAAATTAAAAACTATATAAAAGAAATTAATGGTAATCTTAATAATGAAGATATTGTTTTACATCCATTAAAAAATTTTGAAGAAGAAGAAATTAATTATATTATTAAATTCTCAGATGTAGATATAAATAATCAAGACGAATTTATTAATATTATTAGAAATATTGAAAATTATAGCAATACTAAACATTATAAATTATCACCACTTTTTTTAAATGAGTTGTTAGAAATAATTTACTAA
- a CDS encoding HNH endonuclease, producing the protein MKCFLIKKMKNNWKDYDKNRPIRHKFYRNKKWVKIRNDYFNSKMGICERCYQKGYIVNGVIVHHKEYITDQDFINWNIDKLFAWKNLELLCMKCHNKEHKTEKGYRDNVIIDEKTGKVKIIDKEE; encoded by the coding sequence ATGAAATGTTTTCTGATTAAGAAAATGAAAAATAATTGAAAAGATTATGATAAAAATCGTCCAATTAGACATAAATTTTATCGCAATAAAAAATGAGTAAAAATAAGAAACGATTATTTTAATAGCAAAATGGGAATATGTGAACGATGTTATCAAAAAGGATATATAGTTAATGGCGTTATTGTTCACCACAAAGAATATATTACCGATCAAGATTTTATTAATTGAAACATTGATAAACTTTTTGCATGAAAAAATTTAGAACTATTATGTATGAAATGCCACAATAAAGAACACAAAACCGAAAAAGGATATCGCGATAATGTCATAATTGACGAAAAAACTGGCAAAGTAAAAATAATAGATAAAGAAGAATAA
- a CDS encoding recombinase RecT encodes MNNKIELILNNSKVNNWINEKLTNQKEINLFRKNILTIYNNNPNLFDKEKINLMSVLSACVKAMLLDLPLDPNLGYAYIVPYNGKGQLQIGYKGYIQLAIRTGKYLTINAIEVKQGELLNFDELEQEYNFKWITNENERTKKETIGYVAFFKLLNGYKKTLYWSKEKCENHFKTYSKNYQTYGKFTAGSYEGMALKTVLTQLLRKWGIMSVEMQEAYQHDQAIIINNSKEFSDNPNIKNKEDKNVIELNNKKDELNLNLEQEFSINEINDDEEIAKTVDEMFSD; translated from the coding sequence ATGAATAATAAAATTGAATTAATATTAAATAATTCAAAAGTTAATAATTGAATTAATGAAAAATTAACAAATCAGAAAGAAATTAATTTATTTCGTAAAAATATCTTAACAATTTATAATAATAATCCCAATTTATTTGATAAAGAAAAAATAAATTTAATGAGTGTTTTATCTGCTTGTGTAAAAGCAATGTTATTAGATTTACCGTTAGACCCTAACTTAGGATATGCCTATATTGTTCCATATAATGGAAAAGGACAGTTGCAAATTGGTTATAAGGGTTATATTCAGTTAGCAATCCGAACAGGAAAATATTTAACAATAAACGCAATAGAAGTAAAACAAGGTGAATTATTAAATTTTGATGAATTAGAACAAGAATACAATTTTAAATGAATAACCAACGAAAATGAACGAACAAAAAAAGAAACAATCGGATATGTTGCATTTTTTAAACTACTAAATGGTTATAAAAAAACTTTATATTGAAGTAAAGAAAAATGCGAAAATCATTTTAAAACATATTCTAAGAATTATCAAACTTACGGAAAATTTACGGCTGGAAGTTATGAGGGGATGGCACTTAAAACAGTATTAACCCAACTTTTAAGAAAATGAGGTATTATGTCAGTTGAAATGCAAGAAGCCTATCAACATGATCAAGCAATAATTATTAATAACAGCAAAGAGTTTAGTGATAATCCTAACATAAAAAATAAAGAAGATAAGAATGTTATTGAATTAAATAACAAAAAAGATGAATTAAATCTAAATTTAGAACAAGAATTTAGCATTAATGAAATAAATGATGATGAAGAAATTGCTAAAACTGTTGATGAAATGTTTTCTGATTAA
- a CDS encoding single-stranded DNA-binding protein: MNQFIAIGRTTKDIEIKRTQSGKEYAMFQLAVTRPHSTQKETDFIPCQVWNKQASVLQQYCQKGSQIAITGILQSFKDKENKIQWTVRVYSCQFLQTNNNLKNSTPPITPTKINQTQSATRNIRLEEIESNKSFENNDDAILWD; the protein is encoded by the coding sequence ATGAATCAATTTATTGCCATTGGTAGAACAACAAAAGATATTGAAATTAAAAGAACACAAAGTGGTAAAGAATATGCCATGTTTCAATTAGCAGTAACAAGACCACATTCAACTCAAAAAGAAACTGATTTTATTCCTTGTCAAGTTTGAAATAAACAAGCAAGTGTATTACAACAATATTGTCAAAAAGGTAGTCAAATTGCAATTACAGGTATTTTACAGTCTTTTAAAGACAAAGAAAATAAAATACAGTGAACAGTAAGAGTTTATAGTTGTCAATTTTTACAAACTAATAATAATTTAAAAAATAGTACACCTCCCATAACACCCACAAAAATAAATCAGACCCAATCAGCAACAAGAAATATTCGTTTAGAAGAAATAGAATCAAATAAATCATTTGAAAATAATGATGATGCTATTTTATGAGATTAA
- a CDS encoding PD-(D/E)XK nuclease family protein, translating into MQFISNNIKLKYNVNFEKDNHSYFIDNIIFPSITAIISYFNNAEIQYDKLMKNNELFKKATERGKIIHEFISRILYDAIFQTENRKDYKTIIKNSKKISTIKESLKIIELFYNFFNRIKNDFIKSIIMFEIPLSDGKVCGTPDLIYYENNKAIVVDFKTWKYFNAEKINKAKIQITAYNYLLEKNNIFTSNIGEIWIINENGVNINRFNITNQLKLEWQEIMHTFLKNNSNKEKRNYEN; encoded by the coding sequence ATGCAATTTATTAGTAATAATATTAAATTAAAATATAATGTAAATTTTGAAAAAGATAACCATTCTTATTTTATAGATAATATTATTTTCCCCAGCATTACCGCTATTATTAGTTATTTTAATAATGCTGAAATTCAATATGATAAATTAATGAAAAATAATGAACTTTTTAAAAAAGCAACAGAAAGAGGAAAAATTATTCATGAGTTTATTTCACGGATTTTATATGATGCAATTTTCCAAACAGAAAATAGAAAAGATTATAAAACAATTATTAAAAATAGTAAAAAAATATCAACAATAAAAGAAAGTTTAAAAATAATTGAGTTATTCTATAATTTTTTTAATAGAATAAAAAACGATTTTATTAAATCAATTATTATGTTTGAAATACCCTTATCAGACGGAAAAGTGTGTGGCACTCCCGATTTAATTTATTATGAAAATAACAAAGCTATTGTTGTTGATTTTAAAACTTGAAAATACTTTAATGCTGAAAAAATTAATAAAGCAAAAATACAAATTACAGCATATAATTATTTACTTGAAAAAAATAATATTTTTACTAGTAATATTGGTGAAATTTGAATAATTAACGAAAATGGTGTTAATATAAATCGTTTCAATATTACCAATCAATTAAAGTTAGAGTGACAAGAAATAATGCATACATTTTTAAAAAATAATTCTAATAAGGAGAAAAGAAACTATGAAAATTAA
- a CDS encoding pentapeptide repeat-containing protein produces the protein MKTLEDMIKDLTGITVEQNKISKYLESEKLDLRCVNLRWTDLKGAVLRWADLKEADLRWTDLKGAVLRGADLKEVDLRGADLKNIKITQQQLDQLTVIEENE, from the coding sequence GTGAAAACATTAGAAGATATGATTAAAGATTTAACAGGAATAACTGTTGAACAAAATAAAATCAGTAAATATTTAGAAAGTGAAAAATTAGATTTACGATGTGTTAATTTACGTTGGACTGATTTAAAAGGCGCTGTTTTACGTTGGGCTGATTTAAAAGAAGCCGATTTACGTTGGACTGATTTAAAAGGTGCTGTTTTACGAGGTGCTGATTTAAAAGAAGTTGATTTACGAGGTGCTGATTTAAAAAATATTAAAATAACACAACAACAATTAGACCAATTAACTGTTATTGAGGAGAATGAATAA